A single Caretta caretta isolate rCarCar2 chromosome 2, rCarCar1.hap1, whole genome shotgun sequence DNA region contains:
- the SALL3 gene encoding sal-like protein 3 isoform X1 gives MSRRKQAKPQHLKSDEELQAEVVSEHAVPGEGADDGDSGNESRSGSEETNICEKCCAEFFKWTDFLEHKKNCTKNPLVLIVNEDEAAPPASEEFPELSPASSPSDQAESEAAEESVQPENNESCEIKNTEKEEEPMEVETSVEKSFQNQGTSNTATPLPQVPESSSMTNYNMPNTNVTLETLLSTKVAVAQFSQNARSAASANTNSGVTAMAIPMILEQLMALQQQQIHQLQLIEQIRSQVAMMNRQPLRPSLNPVVPSQNTPVQASNQLQGFAASSALQLTIVPPTVVGQATSNQSSAFEGSQHISRPTSGASTPNITSNGSSAPAESSAPSSSNAITSVTPASASNTNSSSQPPNASTPPSVGHGNLTSASSLPNPLLPQTSSNSVIFPNPLVSIAATANALDPLSALMKHRKGKPPNVSVFEPKSSSEDPFFKHKCRFCAKVFGSDSALQIHLRSHTGERPFKCNICGNRFSTKGNLKVHFQRHKEKYPHIQMNPYPVPEYLDNVPTCSGIPYGMSLPPEKPVTTWLDSKPVLPTVPTSIGLQLPPTIPGVNSYGDSPSITPMSRSPQRPSPASSECTSLSPSLNNSESGIPVSADSPQPIHSGSSLTKTEPVTLPPTNARLGDLTVSGQVCTTSTSSIPTAVTDSSISTSLPNPVLPAMSDQFKAKFPFGGLLDSMQTSETSKLQQLVENIDKKMTDPNQCVICHRVLSCQSALKMHYRTHTGERPFKCKICGRAFTTKGNLKTHFGVHRAKPPLRVQHSCPICQKKFTNAVVLQQHIRMHMGGQIPNTPLPEGFQDAMDSELSYDEKNIETLSNYDDDIDENSMEEDPELKDTASDSSKPLISYSGSCPPSPPSVISSIAALENQMKMIDSVMNCQQLTSLKSIENGSGESDHLSNDSSSAVGDLESQSAGSPAMSESSSSIQALSPVNSNSESFRSKSPGLSNQGEPQEIQLKTEKPDSPPPATENGGALDLTSTNLGRPVIKEEAPFSLLFLNRERGPSQSTPSLVTSTAPTMIKMEVNGHSKPISLGEVPSLPAGIQVPAAPQTVMSPGITPMLAPPPRRTPKQHNCQSCGKTFSSASALQIHERTHTGEKPFGCTICGRAFTTKGNLKVHMGTHMWNNAPARRGRRLSVENPMALLGGDALKFSEMFQKDLAARAMNVDPNFWNQYAAAITNGLAMKNNEISVIQNGGIPQLPVSLGGSAIPSLSNITSGMDKARTGSSPPIVGLDKASSETGASRPFTRFIEDNKEIGIN, from the exons ATGTCTCGGCGAAAGCAAGCGAAGCCCCAGCATCTCAAGTCGGACGAGGAGCTGCAGGCGGAGGTAGTTTCTGAGCACG CAGTCCCAGGAGAAGGAGCAGATGATGGTGATAGTGGGAATGAAAGCAGgagtggaagtgaagaaaccAACATTTGCGAAAAATGCTGTGCAGAATTCTTCAAGTGGACAGACTTCCTGGAGCACAAGAAGAATTGCACTAAAAACCCACTGGTGTTGATTGTGAATGAAGATGAAGCTGCACCGCCCGCCTCTGAGGAATTCCCCGAACTCTCGCCTGCTAGTTCTCCTAGTGATCAGGCAGAGAGTGAGGCTGCTGAAGAAAGTGTTCAGCCAGAGAACAACGAGAGCTGTGAGATAAAAAACACTGAAAAGGAAGAAGAGCCGATGGAGGTTGAAACTTCTGTGGAAAAGAGTTTCCAGAATCAAGGCACCTCAAACACAGCTACTCCTCTACCTCAGGTTCCTGAATCATCTTCCATGACAAATTATAACATGCCAAACACTAATGTTACATTAGAGACTCTACTGAGTACTAAAGTGGCGGTTGCACAGTTTTCACAGAATGCAAGGTCTGCAGCTTCTGCAAACACAAACAGTGGGGTTACTGCAATGGCCATCCCAATGATTCTAGAGCAGCTGATGGCATTGCAACAGCAACAAATTCACCAGCTCCAGCTAATTGAACAGATCCGCAGTCAGGTGGCAATGATGAACCGACAGCCGTTACGTCCCTCTCTGAACCCAGTAGTTCCTTCCCAGAATACTCCTGTGCAAGCTTCTAACCAGCTCCAAGGATTTGCAGCAAGTTCTGCTCTTCAGCTAACCATTGTTCCTCCCACCGTTGTGGGACAGGCCACTAGCAATCAGTCTTCTGCCTTTGAGGGTTCTCAGCACATCTCAAGGCCTACATCTGGAGCAAGCACACCTAATATAACCAGCAATGGCTCTTCTGCCCCAGCTGAATCAAGTGCACCCTCCTCCTCTAATGCAATTACATCAGTCACTCCTGCTTCTGCATCAAATACTAATAGTTCTTCACAGCCCCCAAATGCTTCAACTCCACCTTCAGTAGGACATGGAAATCTCACCTCAGCTTCCAGCCTGCCAAACCCACTTCTACCTCAGACTTCATCAAATAGTGTGATCTTCCCCAACCCACTGGTTAGCATTGCTGCAACGGCTAATGCATTAGATCCTCTATCTGCCCTTATGAAGCACCGCAAAGGAAAGCCACCAAATGTGTCAGTGTTTGAACCCAAGTCAAGCTCGGAGGAtccattttttaaacataaatgtagattttgtgCCAAGGTCTTTGGAAGtgacagtgctttacaaatacaCCTACGTtcacacacaggagagagacctttTAAATGTAACATATGTGGAAATCGCTTTTCCACAAAAGGCAATCTGAAAGTTCATTTTCAGAGACATAAGGAGAAATATCCCCACATTCAAATGAATCCATATCCTGTTCCAGAATACCTCGACAATGTGCCCACTTGCTCTGGAATTCCGTATGGAATGTCACTGCCACCTGAAAAACCAGTTACAACATGGTTGGATAGTAAGCCTGTGTTACCGACTGTTCCAACTTCTATTGGGCTACAGCTTCCTCCCACTATACCTGGTGTTAACAGTTATGGAGATTCTCCAAGTATTACTCCTATGAGCAGGTCACCCCAGAGGCCATCTCCTGCTTCAAGTGAATGCACTTCTTTATCTCCAAGCCTAAACAATTCTGAATCGGGCATTCCAGTGTCTGCTGACTCACCACAGCCAATTCacagtggctcttctctgactaAAACCGAACCTGTCACTTTGCCTCCCACAAATGCAAGGTTAGGAGACCTTACTGTAAGTGGGCAAGTTTGTACCACTTCCACATCTTCAATTCCTACTGCTGTTACAGATAGCAGCATTTCAACAAGCCTCCCAAACCCCGTGCTTCCAGCAATGTCTGACCAGTTCAAGGCAAAGTTTCCATTTGGTGGTCTACTAGACTCTATGCAAACATCAGAAACCTCAAAACTACAACAGCTAGTAGAGAACATTGATAAGAAGATGACAGATCCAAATCAATGTGTCATTTGTCACCGTGTGCTTAGTTGTCAGAGTGCTCTCAAGATGCATTACAGAACACATACGGGAGAAAGACCATTTAAATGCAAAATTTGTGGACGTGCCTTTACTACAAAAGGCAATCTAAAAACACATTTTGGAGTTCATCGAGCCAAGCCACCACTAAGAGTACAACATTCATGTCCCATTTGTCAGAAGAAATTTACAAATGCTGTTGTTCTCCAGCAACATATTCGTATGCATATGGGTGGACAAATTCCAAACACACCATTACCAGAGGGCTTCCAAGATGCAATGGACTCAGAGCTTTCCTATGATGAAAAGAATATTGAAACACTGAGCAACTACGATGATGACATTGATGAAAATTCTATGGAAGAGGACCCAGAATTAAAGGACACAGCAAGTGACTCATCCAAACCACTTATATCTTACTCCGGGTCTTGTCCTCCCTCACCGCCTTCTGTAATTTCCAGTATTGCTGCTCTGGAGAATCAAATGAAAATGATTGATTCTGTCATGAACTGTCAGCAGCTGACCAGTTTAAAATCCATAGAAAATGGATCAGGTGAAAGTGACCATTTGAGCAATGATTCCTCATCAGCTGTTGGTGATCTCGAAAGCCAGAGTGCAGGCAGCCCTGCAATGTCAGAATCTTCTTCCTCCATACAAGCTTTGTCTCCTGTAAACAGCAATAGTGAAAGTTTCAGATCAAAGTCCCCAGGTCTTAGCAACCAGGGAGAACCACAGGAAATACAATTAAAGACAGAAAAACCTGATAGTCCACCACCTGCTACTGAAAATGGAGGTGCTTTAGATCTGACATCCACCAACCTGGGAAGACCTGTCATCAAAGAGGAGGCTCCTTTTAGCCTGCTGTTCCTGAACAGAGAACGTG GTCCCAGCCAAAGTACTCCTAGCCTGGTCACCAGCACTGCGCCTACCATGATCAAAatggaagtgaatggtcacagcAAGCCGATCTCACTGGGTGAGGTTCCCTCGCTTCCAGCTGGAATCCAGGTTCCTGCTGCACCACAGACAGTGATGAGTCCTGGCATCACTCCTATGCTGGCACCCCCGCCACGTCGGACTCCCAAGCAACACAACTGTCAATCGTGTGGGAAGACCTTCTCCTCAGCAAGTGCACTACAGATACATGAACGCACCCATACTGGTGAAAAgccatttggttgcacaatctgTGGTAGAGCTTTTACCACAAAAGGGAATCTTAAG GTTCACATGGGAACTCATATGTGGAATAATGCCCCTGCAAGACGTGGTCGTCGACTATCTGTGGAAAACCCAATGGCTTTGTTAGGTGGTGATGCTCTGAAGTTTTCTGAAATGTTCCAAAAGGATTTGGCAGCTCGAGCAATGAATGTTGACCCAAATTTTTGGAACCAGTATGCTGCAGCTATCACTAATGGACTTGCTATGAAGAACAATGAGATTTCTGTCATACAGAACGGAggcattccccagctcccagtaAGTTTAGGTGGAAGTGCCATTCCATCTTTAAGTAACATTACCAGTGGCATGGACAAAGCTCGCACTGGCAGCAGCCCTCCCATTGTTGGTCTGGACAAAGCAAGTTCTGAAACTGGAGCCAGTCGTCCATTCACAAGATTTATTGAGGATAACAAAGAGATTGGCATAAATTAA
- the SALL3 gene encoding sal-like protein 3 isoform X2: MSRRKQAKPQHLKSDEELQAEVVSEHVPGEGADDGDSGNESRSGSEETNICEKCCAEFFKWTDFLEHKKNCTKNPLVLIVNEDEAAPPASEEFPELSPASSPSDQAESEAAEESVQPENNESCEIKNTEKEEEPMEVETSVEKSFQNQGTSNTATPLPQVPESSSMTNYNMPNTNVTLETLLSTKVAVAQFSQNARSAASANTNSGVTAMAIPMILEQLMALQQQQIHQLQLIEQIRSQVAMMNRQPLRPSLNPVVPSQNTPVQASNQLQGFAASSALQLTIVPPTVVGQATSNQSSAFEGSQHISRPTSGASTPNITSNGSSAPAESSAPSSSNAITSVTPASASNTNSSSQPPNASTPPSVGHGNLTSASSLPNPLLPQTSSNSVIFPNPLVSIAATANALDPLSALMKHRKGKPPNVSVFEPKSSSEDPFFKHKCRFCAKVFGSDSALQIHLRSHTGERPFKCNICGNRFSTKGNLKVHFQRHKEKYPHIQMNPYPVPEYLDNVPTCSGIPYGMSLPPEKPVTTWLDSKPVLPTVPTSIGLQLPPTIPGVNSYGDSPSITPMSRSPQRPSPASSECTSLSPSLNNSESGIPVSADSPQPIHSGSSLTKTEPVTLPPTNARLGDLTVSGQVCTTSTSSIPTAVTDSSISTSLPNPVLPAMSDQFKAKFPFGGLLDSMQTSETSKLQQLVENIDKKMTDPNQCVICHRVLSCQSALKMHYRTHTGERPFKCKICGRAFTTKGNLKTHFGVHRAKPPLRVQHSCPICQKKFTNAVVLQQHIRMHMGGQIPNTPLPEGFQDAMDSELSYDEKNIETLSNYDDDIDENSMEEDPELKDTASDSSKPLISYSGSCPPSPPSVISSIAALENQMKMIDSVMNCQQLTSLKSIENGSGESDHLSNDSSSAVGDLESQSAGSPAMSESSSSIQALSPVNSNSESFRSKSPGLSNQGEPQEIQLKTEKPDSPPPATENGGALDLTSTNLGRPVIKEEAPFSLLFLNRERGPSQSTPSLVTSTAPTMIKMEVNGHSKPISLGEVPSLPAGIQVPAAPQTVMSPGITPMLAPPPRRTPKQHNCQSCGKTFSSASALQIHERTHTGEKPFGCTICGRAFTTKGNLKVHMGTHMWNNAPARRGRRLSVENPMALLGGDALKFSEMFQKDLAARAMNVDPNFWNQYAAAITNGLAMKNNEISVIQNGGIPQLPVSLGGSAIPSLSNITSGMDKARTGSSPPIVGLDKASSETGASRPFTRFIEDNKEIGIN, encoded by the exons ATGTCTCGGCGAAAGCAAGCGAAGCCCCAGCATCTCAAGTCGGACGAGGAGCTGCAGGCGGAGGTAGTTTCTGAGCACG TCCCAGGAGAAGGAGCAGATGATGGTGATAGTGGGAATGAAAGCAGgagtggaagtgaagaaaccAACATTTGCGAAAAATGCTGTGCAGAATTCTTCAAGTGGACAGACTTCCTGGAGCACAAGAAGAATTGCACTAAAAACCCACTGGTGTTGATTGTGAATGAAGATGAAGCTGCACCGCCCGCCTCTGAGGAATTCCCCGAACTCTCGCCTGCTAGTTCTCCTAGTGATCAGGCAGAGAGTGAGGCTGCTGAAGAAAGTGTTCAGCCAGAGAACAACGAGAGCTGTGAGATAAAAAACACTGAAAAGGAAGAAGAGCCGATGGAGGTTGAAACTTCTGTGGAAAAGAGTTTCCAGAATCAAGGCACCTCAAACACAGCTACTCCTCTACCTCAGGTTCCTGAATCATCTTCCATGACAAATTATAACATGCCAAACACTAATGTTACATTAGAGACTCTACTGAGTACTAAAGTGGCGGTTGCACAGTTTTCACAGAATGCAAGGTCTGCAGCTTCTGCAAACACAAACAGTGGGGTTACTGCAATGGCCATCCCAATGATTCTAGAGCAGCTGATGGCATTGCAACAGCAACAAATTCACCAGCTCCAGCTAATTGAACAGATCCGCAGTCAGGTGGCAATGATGAACCGACAGCCGTTACGTCCCTCTCTGAACCCAGTAGTTCCTTCCCAGAATACTCCTGTGCAAGCTTCTAACCAGCTCCAAGGATTTGCAGCAAGTTCTGCTCTTCAGCTAACCATTGTTCCTCCCACCGTTGTGGGACAGGCCACTAGCAATCAGTCTTCTGCCTTTGAGGGTTCTCAGCACATCTCAAGGCCTACATCTGGAGCAAGCACACCTAATATAACCAGCAATGGCTCTTCTGCCCCAGCTGAATCAAGTGCACCCTCCTCCTCTAATGCAATTACATCAGTCACTCCTGCTTCTGCATCAAATACTAATAGTTCTTCACAGCCCCCAAATGCTTCAACTCCACCTTCAGTAGGACATGGAAATCTCACCTCAGCTTCCAGCCTGCCAAACCCACTTCTACCTCAGACTTCATCAAATAGTGTGATCTTCCCCAACCCACTGGTTAGCATTGCTGCAACGGCTAATGCATTAGATCCTCTATCTGCCCTTATGAAGCACCGCAAAGGAAAGCCACCAAATGTGTCAGTGTTTGAACCCAAGTCAAGCTCGGAGGAtccattttttaaacataaatgtagattttgtgCCAAGGTCTTTGGAAGtgacagtgctttacaaatacaCCTACGTtcacacacaggagagagacctttTAAATGTAACATATGTGGAAATCGCTTTTCCACAAAAGGCAATCTGAAAGTTCATTTTCAGAGACATAAGGAGAAATATCCCCACATTCAAATGAATCCATATCCTGTTCCAGAATACCTCGACAATGTGCCCACTTGCTCTGGAATTCCGTATGGAATGTCACTGCCACCTGAAAAACCAGTTACAACATGGTTGGATAGTAAGCCTGTGTTACCGACTGTTCCAACTTCTATTGGGCTACAGCTTCCTCCCACTATACCTGGTGTTAACAGTTATGGAGATTCTCCAAGTATTACTCCTATGAGCAGGTCACCCCAGAGGCCATCTCCTGCTTCAAGTGAATGCACTTCTTTATCTCCAAGCCTAAACAATTCTGAATCGGGCATTCCAGTGTCTGCTGACTCACCACAGCCAATTCacagtggctcttctctgactaAAACCGAACCTGTCACTTTGCCTCCCACAAATGCAAGGTTAGGAGACCTTACTGTAAGTGGGCAAGTTTGTACCACTTCCACATCTTCAATTCCTACTGCTGTTACAGATAGCAGCATTTCAACAAGCCTCCCAAACCCCGTGCTTCCAGCAATGTCTGACCAGTTCAAGGCAAAGTTTCCATTTGGTGGTCTACTAGACTCTATGCAAACATCAGAAACCTCAAAACTACAACAGCTAGTAGAGAACATTGATAAGAAGATGACAGATCCAAATCAATGTGTCATTTGTCACCGTGTGCTTAGTTGTCAGAGTGCTCTCAAGATGCATTACAGAACACATACGGGAGAAAGACCATTTAAATGCAAAATTTGTGGACGTGCCTTTACTACAAAAGGCAATCTAAAAACACATTTTGGAGTTCATCGAGCCAAGCCACCACTAAGAGTACAACATTCATGTCCCATTTGTCAGAAGAAATTTACAAATGCTGTTGTTCTCCAGCAACATATTCGTATGCATATGGGTGGACAAATTCCAAACACACCATTACCAGAGGGCTTCCAAGATGCAATGGACTCAGAGCTTTCCTATGATGAAAAGAATATTGAAACACTGAGCAACTACGATGATGACATTGATGAAAATTCTATGGAAGAGGACCCAGAATTAAAGGACACAGCAAGTGACTCATCCAAACCACTTATATCTTACTCCGGGTCTTGTCCTCCCTCACCGCCTTCTGTAATTTCCAGTATTGCTGCTCTGGAGAATCAAATGAAAATGATTGATTCTGTCATGAACTGTCAGCAGCTGACCAGTTTAAAATCCATAGAAAATGGATCAGGTGAAAGTGACCATTTGAGCAATGATTCCTCATCAGCTGTTGGTGATCTCGAAAGCCAGAGTGCAGGCAGCCCTGCAATGTCAGAATCTTCTTCCTCCATACAAGCTTTGTCTCCTGTAAACAGCAATAGTGAAAGTTTCAGATCAAAGTCCCCAGGTCTTAGCAACCAGGGAGAACCACAGGAAATACAATTAAAGACAGAAAAACCTGATAGTCCACCACCTGCTACTGAAAATGGAGGTGCTTTAGATCTGACATCCACCAACCTGGGAAGACCTGTCATCAAAGAGGAGGCTCCTTTTAGCCTGCTGTTCCTGAACAGAGAACGTG GTCCCAGCCAAAGTACTCCTAGCCTGGTCACCAGCACTGCGCCTACCATGATCAAAatggaagtgaatggtcacagcAAGCCGATCTCACTGGGTGAGGTTCCCTCGCTTCCAGCTGGAATCCAGGTTCCTGCTGCACCACAGACAGTGATGAGTCCTGGCATCACTCCTATGCTGGCACCCCCGCCACGTCGGACTCCCAAGCAACACAACTGTCAATCGTGTGGGAAGACCTTCTCCTCAGCAAGTGCACTACAGATACATGAACGCACCCATACTGGTGAAAAgccatttggttgcacaatctgTGGTAGAGCTTTTACCACAAAAGGGAATCTTAAG GTTCACATGGGAACTCATATGTGGAATAATGCCCCTGCAAGACGTGGTCGTCGACTATCTGTGGAAAACCCAATGGCTTTGTTAGGTGGTGATGCTCTGAAGTTTTCTGAAATGTTCCAAAAGGATTTGGCAGCTCGAGCAATGAATGTTGACCCAAATTTTTGGAACCAGTATGCTGCAGCTATCACTAATGGACTTGCTATGAAGAACAATGAGATTTCTGTCATACAGAACGGAggcattccccagctcccagtaAGTTTAGGTGGAAGTGCCATTCCATCTTTAAGTAACATTACCAGTGGCATGGACAAAGCTCGCACTGGCAGCAGCCCTCCCATTGTTGGTCTGGACAAAGCAAGTTCTGAAACTGGAGCCAGTCGTCCATTCACAAGATTTATTGAGGATAACAAAGAGATTGGCATAAATTAA